GAACGGCAATTATTCGGACTGCAAAGATGCTGATATCGTAGTAATTTGTGCCGGCGTCGCTCAGAAACCCGGCGAAAGCAGAATGGATCTGTTGGCAAGAAATACTGCGGTTTTTAAATCTATCGTTGAGCCGGTTTCAAATTCAGGCTTCAACGGCATTTTCCTGGTCGCTACCAACCCGGTTGATGTAATGTCCAAAGTTGTATATGATTTGTCCGGCTTTAATCCGCGGCGAATAATCGGTACCGGCACTTCGCTGGACACAGCAAGATTGAGATATTTGTTAGGCGATTATCTGAAAATCGATCCGCGAAGCATTCATGGTTATGTTATGGGTGAGCATGGTGATACGGAATTCGTCCCTTGGAGCCGCGTTTGTGTATCAACCAAGCCTATTCTTGAGATCGTCGAGGAGTCGAACGGCGTTTATAGCAAGGAAGCCCTAACCAAAATTGAGGTGGATGTCAGAACCGCTGCTTATAAAATTATTGAAGCTAAAAAGGCGACTTACTACGGCATAGGAACTGCGCTTAACCGGATTACCAAAGCTATTTTGGGAGACGAAAATTCCATTCAGACGGTTTCTGTGTATTTGCGAGGCGAGTATAATCAAAGAGGTATATATGCCGGTGTTCCGGCGGTTATCAACGCCAACGGTGTGCAGTCTATCTTGCAGTGCGGCTTAACCGAAGAAGAGCAGGGGAAACTTGATGCTTCGTGCAAAGAGCTGAAAGTTAAGGTAAAGGAAGCCGAGCAAACTATTGAAAGCACCAAAAATTGAGGTCTTAATTCGAAATTTCTTGTGAATCATCAGGGCGTAGCGGACAATGTTCGTTGCGCCCTACTCTATCT
This is a stretch of genomic DNA from Mageeibacillus indolicus UPII9-5. It encodes these proteins:
- a CDS encoding L-lactate dehydrogenase, which gives rise to MSVDKRKVVLVGCGMVGMSYAYAMLNQQTCDELVLIDYVKQKAEGEAMDLNHGLAFSGSHMKIWNGNYSDCKDADIVVICAGVAQKPGESRMDLLARNTAVFKSIVEPVSNSGFNGIFLVATNPVDVMSKVVYDLSGFNPRRIIGTGTSLDTARLRYLLGDYLKIDPRSIHGYVMGEHGDTEFVPWSRVCVSTKPILEIVEESNGVYSKEALTKIEVDVRTAAYKIIEAKKATYYGIGTALNRITKAILGDENSIQTVSVYLRGEYNQRGIYAGVPAVINANGVQSILQCGLTEEEQGKLDASCKELKVKVKEAEQTIESTKN